A stretch of DNA from Arachis hypogaea cultivar Tifrunner chromosome 19, arahy.Tifrunner.gnm2.J5K5, whole genome shotgun sequence:
CCTCCTGTCTTTCCTCAAAGCAATGCTGATGCTCCTGTTAGCCAAGTCTGGTTGGAGTTAGGGATGGAGTTTGAAACTCTGAGCCATTTCAAGAAGGCAGTTTGAAAGTTTAACATCAACATTGGAAGGAGCATATTCTTTTCTCGATGTGACTCAACTAGAAGCAAAGCAATTTGCTATGATGAGGAATGCCCGTGGCAAATATATTGTGCTAAGAAGTCATTTCCCTTGAGTTATCAGGTCAAGACGTTTGTCAATAAACACACTTACAGCAGAGATAACCATTGTAAGTCAGCTAACAGAAAATGGGTTGTAGAtgaattagaagagagaataagagTCCAACCAAATCTGACAGTAAGGGAGGCTGACCAATTCTTCAGAAATGAGTATGATGTGCtgattaatgaaaaaaaaatctatagAGCGATGGACAAAGCAAAGGAGAGGACAGAGGGTTATCTCATTAATCTTCCAGGACCTATTTAGTCAAATAAAGCAAATACACATGATTATCTATGCCATCTAATTAATCATTCATGACTACTCCTATCAAATATAACAAACTGAATTGGTTCAAACTAGTTTGTCATTCTTAACAACAAACAATGCTCATAAACAACAATCTCCAGATTACATTAATCCTATATTTTCATCACTAAATACAAATTACAAGTTAAACAAAACACAGCCACCAATGCTATAGTTACAAGCAACACTCTACTTGTTCTAACTTCGCCCTTGAGTTTTTTCATTTTGCTTGCAATCATGGAGAAGCTTTCTTGATTCTCCCTTTTAACTGCAGTGATTGTCAACCCATCTTCACATATTGCATAAGAATGCTCTGTATTTCTTTTAGCTAATGATCTTGCAAGACCTTCCCAACCTTCTCCGATCTCATCCACCCACATAAAGTATTTGCAGTCTCTTgtctgaaaaatcaaaataccAATGCCCATCCAACtgtcaatgaaaataaaaaaatggaaccttcacaaaaaaaaaaaaagaaagatgctAAGCCATTACCTTCTAGAAAGGATATCGGATGAACCATCTATTTGGGTTTGTTACCGTCCCAGATTCCATTAACGCAACCTCCAGTCCACAGAAGCATCTCCCATcaagcttcttttccttcttcttcctcgaACTCGAAATATTGCTGCAACTTACATTACTTATAGCAGAGTTACATCTGCGCAGAGACATGGCCAGGGTTAGAGGGTTTTTCTTTGTCAGTGTTCGTGtttgaggaagaaacaaaaaTGAAATGGTTTCAATTTCTGGGTTAGGATAAACATTGGAGAAGAAAGGAACAAGAAAGGCATGCTAGGGTTTCAGTTTTTGTAGAGGTATACGTTGGATTACACGTAGATAGGTTTGGAGTGGTTTTGTTGCCACGTAGGTTCGGATATTAACGGACCAAGTGCGTAACCAATGTCATGGTATTTCTGGCACATGAAGGTCATCTTCCCTAGTTACAAGGTGAGTTTCCTTCTTCTATGGTTACATTTGTCAGCATTTATATCTTtcgtgggtacaaatggtcatttactctatatattttttacggcctttctaatttttttattaacaccTTTTTAAGGTTTGTATTGAAGATACTGTtgctttgaaaattaaaaaaaaaagtttattgtgACAATTTTTTAAGGTTTGTAtattggattttcttttgtttttttctttaaatttgacTTCCCCCCTTATCAAAACTATTCAAAGAGACTCGGCTCTGTGGCAGAAATTTTGTACCGATGATTTATTTGTTCGCCTTATATAGTTACACCCCATGTTTAATTCCCAGTTATAGTTGGGTATGATAAAACTTGTATTGTGTAtggagttaatagtcaaaatcgtccttGAAAGATACTCTGATCTCCATTTTTGTccctgaaagataaaattaatcgaaTTCGTCCCCAAAAGATAACCAACCTAGTTATGTTTGTCCTTCCATCATCTCTTTGGTTGAGATGATAAATGTTCGCTGACGTATCCTGTTAGCTGCCAGTGTGGCAGACGCCAAGTAATACCCTCTTATTGCTAACAAGATAAGTCTTTTAGAACAATTCAAATTAGTCCATAGATAGAtgaaccctaattcccaaaaGCTAGAGCAAACAACCAATAAGTCCAATTAAAACTTTCTAGCTTCTAAGCAACGATAAAATATCATTTTGCATAACAATATTATCATGGCTCCAAGTGCTAGTTTGTAACGAAGCAATGTGCAAAGAAAACTGTATATCCATGAACAAAGACGTTTAAAAGAGAAAAGCAAGTGATCAGACTTAATGATTTCTGGCCGTCACCAATTTAACACGGTCACCCCTGAAAATAGAGAATGGAAATGTTTGCAAGGTCCCTCTcaaattattcaaattcataatatcTCCGCAAGTAGATACTATTAGGTAATATTTAACCAGAACAAAAACATCACAGTACCCattttcaacaaataaaataatagctTGTAACGTTGCGGAAAACCCAGCAAGCTTGTGTTCATCCCCATACCTGGAACAAAAGGAACACGGTGCAAAATAATAAATAGAGGAACGGATGGGGAAATGAAGCTTAAGGGAGAAATTCTATGTAAATCATTATAGATCTGAGCACGACAAAAATTTACATGGAATCAAATTCGTGGGGACATTTAAGGGGCGCAGGCCCTGCTACTCCAACACGGGGTGATGGTGATGGATTTGGGGAGGTGGGGGAGGGAAGAGTACACAATGAGGATAGAGAGGTGGATGGAGGTTCAGAAGAGCGCACGAATCTATGAGCTCGGGTCCTTGCCGTCATTCCTTCTGGTGTTCGCGGGACATGTGGTGCCCATCCAGCACCGGTGTAACCAGCATGGATTGGGAGGTGATAACGTTAAGGGAAGCTGCTAGGACCTCTACGCTGGCCTGGTGAGCCTCCTGCATTGGTCTGGCAGCGGGAAGCCGTGGACCCGATGAGCCTCCTGCATTGGGAATTAAGGTTCATCTATTTGGGGACTAATTTGAATTATTCTAAAAGACTTATTTTGTCAGCAACAAAAGGATATTACTTGGCGTCTGCCACGTTGGCAGATAACGGGATACGTCAGTGAACGTTTGCCATCTCAACAAAAAAAATGACGGAAAGACGAACTTGATCAGGTTGGTTATCTTTTGGGGAcgaattcaattaattttatcttttgggAACAAAATGGAGATCGGGATATCTTTTAGGGacaattttgactattaactcattgTGTGTGAGTGTGAGTGAGAAATGTCTAAGATTAAGAGTTGCCTAATCCATCGACAAAAAAAAAGTTgtctattttgttttttttttttcatattatcatCTCTTTAAGTTTTAACGTAAATTGGTTATAGGATCATAacgaaataactttttaaattttaaactctacATTTTAAACCCTGAATCATAACAAGAGCAAAAATAGACCGAGTCGAATTGAACGTTACTGTAGACAAACTTAACTCaatcatatatattataaatatatagccCAATCCTAATTTTGTTATCTATTATAGTTTTTTAAGATTCGAGTTTGACttatttaaaaacccaaaaactaACGagtctatttaaaaaatatatttcgcAAAATTATAATTTACAACAATAAACTAGTGACTCAGTTCTTTGCTGAATTAATTATTAGTTCGATTCTAATAACTATGAATGAATATTAAGATTTTCACACATTAAGCCCATCATAATTCTATATATTTTTCCTTGGCTTATTTTCCCAGGCCAtctctattttctttttgatttgtttatgcaaaaaaaaaaaaaaaaaaactaattctaTGGTGTTTAATTTgtctaacttatttttttatgaaaaaaattaaatgttcaaaatttattaaatattattcatTTATCTTTTCGATAAATTAGGCACCATATTAAAAGTACAATAGTAATTATCATGCAAAAAATCCTCACTATTATCGattgttttctctatttttttttctgtttttttttttcgctaGTGTTATCGATTTTGCTGGTTGTTGTCGTTACTTTACCTCTTTTCTTTGTTGAACGGTGTTACCATTCGAGTCTATAcgttatctaatatttttttgtttcccaCGACATTCTCGATCTGACGGACAATTAATTTGTAGCGAATCTCAACTCTATTTAAGGGTTTTTGTTACTGGATAATGGATTGTTGCATACACaagtcaaaattcaaatttctaacACTTCCTTAAGTAGACAAATAAGTTAATAATTTGATTAACCTAAATTGGtttatctaatattttaataagAAGACATCTTCAGCAATCTCCTAACTAAAACaatgtttaaataatttttaaaaaattaatgttaatATACTATCAATATAAAGTAATTTTACAGATGTATTCAATTACAATATCACCTCAATAAAAAGTCTTTTTATAATGAtcgtatgaataataattaaaaagaacgGATGTTAATATGTTATACTATAAGTGtactaaaattaaactaaaaaatgtttaaaatgtaactcaaacataagcataaaagttTATTGAACTATTGATTAACTTAGTAGTGCTACTAAACAGAACATCTTTGATCGTTCGAGTAAAATGTTAATcctaataaagagaaaaagatgaaTCGATTCCTAATTTTTGGGCCTGCGGATATTTAAGTCTctgagaatttaaaaatacattcaaGTTTCTAACTTCTTCAAAATCTAGACATATCGATTCCTGGGTTTAATTTATCCCATTTTAAAAATTCTCTTACGTGTGCATCCGTATCAACCAGGTCAATATAACAGGAGTTACGTTTAATTTTTTCGTTAAATTTAACATATCCAAGTGAATATAAAAGATCTATatgtccaaattttaaaaaaatcaaatatttaaatgtgttcttaaatctttaaaaatttaaatgtttacGGATCAAAAAGCTAATGATCTATTTATCCATTTTTCGCTAATAAATAAGTGAAAGCACATCTTACTCATGATGATGGGAAGGCATAGACGGAGGCCTTGTCAAAGCTGGCAAAGCCTTGGGTTGAGGTACCCATGGAAATAATGGATATAGTGGACGGGGACGGAGGCGGTGTCGGCGGATGGCATTGGGAGCACCACCGCGATGCCGACGGCGGAGAGGACGAGGAGCATGAACATGATTTGCGCTAGGATAATATCTAAGTGAATGCATGAGTAGTATTATTGTAATTCGTTTTAATATTAGGAATCTGCCGTTAAAAGTCATGGAGCCAGCATTTGTTGAACCTTTTAATTTATCAAGCACTATATTATTatgtgtttcaatttttttttctaatagataaaataaaaataaagaagaaaaagtgtTACGATTGTAGCTGttgttaaaataaaaactttttaattgatttttaaaaaataaagttttttccAAGATAAGAAAAAAGGCATATGAtcatgaaaaatatatgatttaggAGAATTTAGAAAGTAGAGTAAACTCACCTTCGGACTGTTCATCACTAAAGACTTGACAAGATAAGAGAAAAGcaagaaaaactaaataaaaatgagcaTTTGGGTTAGTCATATGCTCAATCATTGGCCAGACAaattagaaaagaagaaaaagaaaacaaaaattaaagatacaaaagaaaaaattgtatGAAATGTAGTGATCGGatacccttatatatatatatatatatatatatatatatatatatatatatatatatatatatatataaaataataacaatataaatGCATGGTAGCTACATTAAAGGGATCATAATGCAAAGATGCATACTTTCTTGGCCAATATAAAAAGCCAAGAGTTAAGTGTATATAAGTATGTATTAGAAGAAATTTATTAGGTTAATTTTCTTATCATTGATAttacgtaaaaaaaaattatttgactatcatttttagttatcaattcaattttttaatttaatattctaataatatattttaatttatatttttaaatattaatgactaattaatgacaaaaataatacattttgataatttattaatattttttttacataaatatatatgACAGGTGAAATTTTAGtgaaaagtgattttttttaattgaatctagTTATGAGAAATGATTAATcatgtattaatatttttattttggtgaTGCTACATGTGTAAGcgtttttataaataattttaattaaattggcACTAGTCCagcgagaaaaaaaaaacacacatacgTTATCACTTCTCCTTTTTCATGTTTTCTGCCGTACATAAATTTtagttacaaaataaaaaaaaaaagaaaagtatgagAAGACAATGTATGTTTTATACAATATATACAATGgagttaatttgaaattaaaattaaattataagcaactaattaattttaaatagttttcaatttaaaatttaaatcaaatattaagATTACTGTCGATTTTGGAAACAATTAAACTACCTCCCTCTCTCACCTCTCTCTCAATACGGTTTGTCAATGTTTTATGCCTTTTCATGGAGTCTCGCCAGTACACTAACGCCACGTTCACCAGCCGCCATCGAAAATCGCGCCGACACTGTTCCGACTGACGCCGTTGCCGCACAGGCCACCGCTAAGGGAGGACGCACATATTGTGTGGGTCGAACTAACGGCACCGTAGCAATCCGGACGTCCAGCGCCTCCGTCGCATCCGGTGTGTGCCTTCTTCCCAACACCGTCCTCACCTCCTCCGATGCACCTTCGCTTTCTCCCATTCCTTTCAAGTCTCTTCTCACCAATGATACCACcatgttgttcttcttcttcttcggatcCAAGCATGGTTAGCTTCTTTCATGATTTGAGCCCTATACTTTACAACAGTGCTGCTTTTGTCATGACTAgtctttcaaaattatttttcaccaatcaccacaataatagtttcttctgtttattcatcttcttcttctattttaatggtcaatttaggatggtcattttaataggtatgcggatggttattttatttttatgtagatgattattttgattagattgagttttgttatatataattaaaatatgttagatgttcaatttattaggtatgtggatgattatttttatccttaagtggatggttatttttattaagagTGAGTGGCGTGTGGCAAGTCAAGTAGCGATGGTGAAAtgagatgattattgatgaaggtgaGGTAGCCGCTGGTTGAAAAAGAAGAGTATTGGAGGATTTCAGatgattatttttttgaaataactaactgaattttttaaaaatttgaaatttgaaattagagaatttgaaatttgaaatttgttgtgaaataattgaataagagtttttaaatttattatttagtggataatttttatttttaactcatattgggcTAAATAAGCagctcattgtacacattgtataaataccCTATTGACTTCCTAGTGgaactctaaaaaaaattattgatataacacaaaaattttgtaaCCCCTTAATTGTAGCTCCTTTTTTTTGCTTTGATTTGGCAATGCTCTTTTTGTCTTTCTTCGTGATTTTTTATCGtggttttcattttcttctttcttcttctttgattgaCATGAACAAAGCAAGAAAGAGAGGATAGAGAAAAGAGAAATGTTGGCTTTTGGTGAAAGCTTTAATCAAAATGAATTTGGAGTTCAAGTGATGGTGGGAAGTGTAGGTTACCACATGAACTTTGAAGAACTTGGGCcaactctttcttttcttttatttggatcCAAGATTTGTGATGGAGCTTAACTTGAGATTTAGACAATTGTTCTTTGGGCTAaattgtttcattttattttctgcacacttaattaaatatattacacAAAATTtaccgaaaaaaaaatatatattacacaAACAATTGATTAATGACatataatgtttgttcatcacaaaattaatttttcaaactcaacaataattaatgtgatcaaataaaatattaaataatttaatatttatatcaattaaattaaaccaaaaattaatttattaacgtgtttaaataaattaaataaaaacacctttttttttgtgactaataaaaatacttttaaaaatatgttacatcagctatattattaattaaaaaaaaaaaccgagttTAGTAATATTTAATAGATTTGCTTGACATGGTTGATAAATGAATTAGTTTCCAAAACCGAATCTAGTGTCAAAATTCATTAACATAGTTGCATTATTATTTATCAGCCATTAAAAATGTAAAAACATCGATCCATAGATAACAAAGAGATCAGTTTAAGTGTTTCGTCCGAGTGATTTAAGGTGTTTATGGGTCAGGTAAAAACGAATTTGATGTGATTTAGATTCGACTCGAAATATATATTGGGCTTATTCGTTAGATTCAAACCCGGTCCTAAACCCAATGATATCTACACACTTTTAGGTCACGATTATATCGGGTAAAAATCGGACCGTTAACATTATCTTTTTGTAAGTtaacatgtgaaaatatccaaatttccaatattccaaccattatttgacatggtaaaatttacttagaaaaatataataagaaccaaccctttcttaaaattaaagcataaccacaatcaatactaatattgtctaataacaccaaatatttaaatcaatacaaataacacaatattatgcattagccTAAAGTCTTgtacattttaaatataaaacatcaaCTTATAGTCTTacaatgactaataacacaaaatattaaggtttacaatacttaaatttcacatgagaatagccatcatccatcactaataacacaaaatattaattgtatatGATGACCAGGCCACCAGATCGAGTTTGGGTGATCCGAGATATAGTGCAAACCCGACCaaatctatttttgagacccttacccgaccctaaacccaaaatcacaccaaattaaccTCTAAAAGATTCAGGACCGGACTGAGTCTTCGAGACCGGGCCGGACCATAAACACCCTAGAGTGACCTATTTACTcatttccaataataataaaatctctaaaTAATTATCCTAAATAACCTTATTTATCTTTATTCTCTAAAAATGAACTAGCTAGTTATTATTTCCGCTTAGAATGAAAATCAGTATTAAGCCAGCATTAACACACGACAAGATGACCTTGCTAATTGTTTGCTGCAACAAAAAAACGCTACACAACGCATCCTTCAGAATTCAGATAACAACGCCAGCCAAAAAAAACTTCAAAACTGCATGTAACAACAACTGTACCTtaccaatataaaaaataacggGGACATGCAGAATTTTAACAGCTTGCATCCTTTTTTTTCCGTCAAAAATCTCACTTCATTTTTCTAGATTTCCGATCCCAAAGGCACTGAATTTGAGCTTCTTGCTAATCACCACGACGGTTTTGATATTCAGATGAAGATGGAGGTCGATAGCAATGAGGCGGTGTTAGACCTGGACTTGTTGGAGCTGCCGGAGGTGCCTGCTCCGGTTCTCAAGAGTAACGCCGCTCTTCTGGAGTCTCTCTTCGACCAATGGCTCTCTCTTCCGGAGAGCAATCGACTCATAACGACTTTATTAAACGAAGCAAAATTGAAGAATGAAACACTCAATAATTTGTCTAATTTATCATCAAAAGGTCTTCCACCTCTCTCGCCAAAATGCACGCCATCCCCTACTTCCTTGAATCGCCCCGCGACGCCGAGAACCGACCTCTGTAATAATATGAAGGCTGCTAGCGATGACAATATACGGCAGTTCTACTTTGAACATGGGCGTCCAGCACCACAAGAGATGATTGAAGAATGCAGGTTTAAGATCTACGAATTATTCAATGATTACGGGGAAGAAGCGGGACACCTTATGCACATGAAAGAATTCAAATTTGTTACGAAGGAAGTTTGCGACCTGCCGTCCTTCTTCTCGAAGGTTCTGTTcagaaaaatcaacaataatgaaaatcACAACTACCTCACGAAGGATGCTTTCTATGATTATTGGATCAATAAGAACTTGCTGACGTGTGACAAAGCAACTAAAATATACACACTTTTAAAGAAGCCAGAGCTCGATTACCTTACTCATGACGATTTTAATCCGGTGCTATACGAGCTTCTAGAAACTCATCCCGGGCTAGAGTTCTTGAAGAACACACCTGATTTCCAAGAAAGATACGCTGAAACCgtaatatacaaaatattttactACGTGAATAGATCTGGTAACGGTAGAATTACTCTGCGAGAGCTGAAGCGTTATGGCAAAACCTTGATTGATGCAATGGATCAAGTTGACGAAGAAGATGACATTAATAGGGTTTTGAGATTCTTCTCTTATGAACAATTTTACTCTACATACTGCCAGTTTTGGGAGCTGGATTCCGACAACAATTTCTTGATAGAAAAAGAAAGCCTTATCAGATACGGT
This window harbors:
- the LOC112775191 gene encoding probable serine/threonine protein phosphatase 2A regulatory subunit B''delta; amino-acid sequence: MKMEVDSNEAVLDLDLLELPEVPAPVLKSNAALLESLFDQWLSLPESNRLITTLLNEAKLKNETLNNLSNLSSKGLPPLSPKCTPSPTSLNRPATPRTDLCNNMKAASDDNIRQFYFEHGRPAPQEMIEECRFKIYELFNDYGEEAGHLMHMKEFKFVTKEVCDLPSFFSKVLFRKINNNENHNYLTKDAFYDYWINKNLLTCDKATKIYTLLKKPELDYLTHDDFNPVLYELLETHPGLEFLKNTPDFQERYAETVIYKIFYYVNRSGNGRITLRELKRYGKTLIDAMDQVDEEDDINRVLRFFSYEQFYSTYCQFWELDSDNNFLIEKESLIRYGNHALTYRIVDRIFTEIPRKFTSKVQGRMSYEDFVYFVTAEEDKLAEPSLEYWLKCIDLDGDEVLTRHELQFFYEEQLHRMECLGLEPIYFEDILCMMFDMINPKNEGYITLRDLKGSKSSGHFFNTLFNLTKFLKVKVF